The window GCCCTTGAGTTTCCAACTCCCTGGTCGAATTCATGGACTTGGTCGCTTCCCTGACCAGTCTCTTTGACGGTGGTATTTTGCTCCCCTCTGGTAGATTGATTCGGTCTACTCAGTAGAGTCTTCAAACAGTCGGCCATTGCCTTGGACAGGGCCAGTGATATTTCCTCAATCTTTATAGCAGTTAACTCTTCCATCACCTTGTTTGAAACTTGATCGTATGTAATAGGAATCTGCAAATCTACTTCTTCAGCATGTGGTTCAACAGTAGGTTGCTCTGGCTGTGGAACCTGAGTTCCCTCTTGATTAGCCAGAGACTCTCCACTCTCCTGGTTGACGTTTTCTTTTATCCTTGGCGCCATAGTGCGTGTCCCACCGGGCgtgccaaaaatatgtttgcacaatatttggtgttgcgggcgtgccaggtgcgaaagtgcaccgatttgtgtaaaaacgataaaaatctaacttctaaaatcAAACGACagtgaattctaaatttgatcgttggttctaatctcctaaaacatATGCGATGCCAAAATTAAGAAAACTATTGGAAAGTGGCGGAAATAAACCCCTGACATGATTTTGCATTTACAAAACTGTAGGAATTCATCAAagacatgaaaaatataataatttgttGCTGAAATCTAAAATGAGAAGACGTAAATTGCTAGAAAACGTAAAAGAAAGTGCTTGAAGCagagagatttttttttttgtagaattTTGTCAGTAGTTGAGTTGTGTTGTGTAGCCAGTGTTTGCCGATGTCTTTTTCTTTCCAGCGTTGTGCCGTTTCTCCTCACTCCCCCATGAGCCCATGATCTTTTCCACTACTTTCTCACGATCTCCATTTATCCTCCCACGTTCTGTGACCAGTTTTGAATCGATAAAAACCAATTCCGCCAATTTTATCGGGCCtatataatttaattgggcttGTAATTTAACTGGgcttataattaaattattttggcGCAAACAACTCGTTCGTTTAGATATGTTTTCCTAACATCCTACCCTACATTCTACGTAGTCGGAGAAGCCTAAAATTATCATATCAAAACTTATGATACCAgcaatatttcatgaaaaatcTAAGACCAAACTAAGAAAAATGGATAGTATTTAGGCTTACTTTGTAGGTATCGGATACTCCGGAAAGAACTTGGCGAGAATGTCTACCACCTCAGCACGATGGAGCACGCTCTCTGCGCAAAGGTGCCGGCCGGATGCTGCCGGCGACTCATACAAGAGTATGTGTGCCAATGCAACATCCTTTACATGGACATAGGCTTGGATAGAGTTAGCATAAGTCTTTGCGGAGCCAgttaaatactttaaaatgtGAAGAACACTGGCGTTAATGATTGGCTGCAGTAGGGGGCCGAGGACCAATACAGGGTTGATCACTACGAGGTCCACACCTAGCTCCTTAGCTGAATCCCATGCTGCTTGTTCAGCCACAGCTTTTCCATAGCAATACCAATTCTGAATAGGGCATGTAAAATAAACAAATTAACAAGTAgattaaatcataatatttgaCTCAAAAGAAAAATCTACTTATATTGaacattattttataaatataattccaaaaataataattgtataCAACTAGCAAGTTTTTCAAACCAGCTAAAAAATTAATGGATTCATATTAGATATCATCATGTTTAAGTTTAACTCGAACATGTTCAAACTTTTTTCAAATTCCATTCATTTTGTTCGACAGTTTAAGAGGCACTTTTGAGACTATTCGAGCTAGACGATAACATACGGTAGGAattaataaaaacataaatatcatatGCAAAACCTTGGTATTTTTACAGAATCCCAAGTCACTCCAGCATGTTTCGTCCACAACTTGATCAGGGGCTCTGTTGGGGTCCATGTACACCGCGCCGATTGACGAGGTTAACACGACGCGGCGGACGTTGGCCTCCGCCGCGGCTGTGATCACATTCTTGGTCCCAACCACCGCGGGCTCCACCATTTGTTCCTTAATCACCACAATTAATACGTGGATCACATATTAGATGTatgtaaaataataaattagacGTGGTTGTCTGGAAAACAACTTTTGCTAACATTTTACATAAACGAGCGTCGCACGCTAATTAGAAATATTTCGTGCTTCCCATGGACACTCTACTtcaaataaattgaaatatttatcaaaataattatatttcttgaatatcatgtgagaccgtctgacagatcataatctgtgagacgggtcaacactactcatattcataataaaaagtaatacacttagcataaaaaataatactttttcatgagtgacccaaataaaatattcgtattacaaatacgacctgtgagaccgtctcacataaatttttgtcttcTATAAAATACATTAAGTTGTTTGATGTTTTGAGAATTGGTGGTCCAACCAATAAGTCCAATAGCACCACCACCAATACCAACTTTTATCCCACTTTTATTTATGTGAAAAGAGTGAAGATTACTCCAACAAAGTTCCCATAGCTTATAGCTATATTCCGACCACTTTGTTATTGATCTGACACCAAAGTTCTACGTAGAGGAGGAGCCAGAAATATGGTTCTGTTCGAaatagaattttaaactctacaattttttaatattttaaattgatctaccggAGGCAGAAATATGTCCCCGCCCCTGGTTCTACGATcacaagattttagatttgagaCCTAATTGTAACAAACTATCTCCGACTCAAAAAAGAGAGTTTATAACAATATTAATTCAAAATATATGTGaaacaaaatatataaaaataatcacaattatatataaaaaaaacgaAAGAACTTACGGGATCATCGGTCACGGGAGAGGCAGTGTGAAAAACACCATTGCAGCCATTAATGGCTTCACGTAAGCTCTCATAATCATCAAGATTCGCCCTGCATAGAATCAGCCTCTCATCTGCGCCTTCCATCTCCCTCAAATGCGAGTTTTTCGGATCATCTACAActcaaaacaataaaaaaaaaaaaaatcaaacaataTGACAAAATCAAAGAGAAAAAAAAGAATTTCAATGTTATATATTTTTCACCTGGATTCCTGACGGTGCCTCTAACCGTGTATCCCTTTTCAAGAAGCAGTTTGACAAGCCACGAAGCAATGAAGCCGCCGGCGCCGGTGACACATACAACCTCGCCGTGAACAGTCGGCATGGCGTCGTAGTCAGGGGTTGGTGATTGCGGAGGAGGAAAAGGGTGGCAAAAGAAAGGGAGTGATGTAGGAGTTGGAGGAAGTGTAGGGAAATGATCTATATTTATAAACGGGAAAATTACTTTAACAACTTCACCAACCCCGTTTCAAAttgaaaatgaatttttttttttttttttttttactttttggaGTTTCATTAAATGAGAATCTATTTTCAATAAAGGGTAGAAGTATTTCAATTTCTTTCCTTTGTTTTCAAGGGGCAACTTGACTTAAAAGTGGGGTTGTTAAGTGATTTTCGTGCTTGATATATACTTTTGGATTTGGTGGAGTAGTTTGATGTTTGTGGGGTTATATTTTGGAGTGGGttacatgtgagaccgtctcacgaatattaatatgtgagacagatcaaccctatccatattcacaataaaaagtaatactcttagcataaaaaaatatacttttttattaataacccaaataagagatccgtctcacaaatttgacccgtgagatcgtctcacacaagtttttgcctacatTTTATGTTACATgcacaaatttattttaatggtgTGAATTCATTTACATTTGTATATAATAAATTTCGAGGGACAAAATAGCAAATAATTTGAGGGATAATTGAGTTTTAAATGAATTCTTTCACCACAAACaagaatataattcatatatttattacATGAGCATATTTGTCTTCTTCGCTACTTATACACAATAAGCTCAAGCAAGTTTCCAATTGACATGACCgacaaaataataattatcGAAGAATAATTAGCTTGAAAAACGATACAACCGGTTCATCGGATAGGAAAAtcgttatattatataaaataatataattttaaattataaatattttaaatatatatataaataataaaaatgatttagTTATCTAagtttaaaatctaaacatatgtataagatatatataatatacaaaaaaatatttaccaaaatttaaaacataaataacTATATACAAATGGGATGAAATGCTGAAGTGCCGGTTCCAAAACATTGATTGGAGGCATGTGGGATgaaaaactgaagtgggtccaGTCTGAAACATCGACTGTAGGCATGTGAGATGAAATATCGAAGAATACATTATATAATAACGATAAATGgatttataataatataattatatataactCTAATTATTTATATAACTTGAATTAAacgaaaaatgaaaattatggGGAAAAAAATGATTATCCATTCATATTTCGGACTTGAATCCACAACCACTTCGATTCTGTCGTAGAATAATGGGAAGGCTATCGCGAAAGACGACATCTATCCATTTGTTGTACCAAACTATATTAGCATTAATAAAATGTTACATGGAAAACTCATTGCAATCATTTGAAGAGTAGATtttttgtaagacggtctcacgaatttttatttgtgagacgagtcaaccctacagatattcacaataaaaagtaatactcttagcataaaaagtaatactttattatggatgacacaaataagaTATTAGTCTCATAAAATACAACTTGTGAGACCgactcacacaaatttttgtctaacTTGAAATATGGGAACCCATGCACATCAAATTTGCCGTGTGGTCATAAAAAACCGTAAATAACTCCTACAAAATCTGAAAATGCTTGGGGTAGCATTTCCTGGTTCAAAGTCTTACCTACCGTGCACGTATGCTACTTTCTTGGTAATATGAAAACTTCAATTTATGTACAACGAAACATTCTAGTAGCAACAAGTAGAAGATGAAATTAAGAGTTTATCCCAAATAAAAtccaaaacaaaacaaacacaCATGCTGTTTATATTCAACAGTATTCTAAAAATCCCGGTTAAGCGCGTTTAAGCTTGAAACTCGACAAAAACGTCCCACCTAGTAGAATAGCGGTAAAGAGTTAATTAAGTATGCTTAAGCACAATTAATcacatctatttatttttaggtatgtctttttattttaaaataataaaatatgtttacaatttagatgtttatttttaaattttaattatgattaaacatgtctgataatgatttgacaaaaaatttagcattttttaatgtggtctagttgcaaaaacaaataaagattgtaattttgagatttttatgcttttataaaaatgaaaattaatgcaTAAGACTTagatttatcatatttatgtattattttatttatttattggtttgagataattactgaagaacctaaagggggggtgaataggttcttttaggccctttagcgtttttaaaacgagtttgcaaaaattgcaagcggaagacttgagggacaatcacaaataaaatgaatgcgtaaagtaagtgcgtaaaataaatgcgtagtaaagtaaatgcgtaaagtaaagagggatagagatgttt is drawn from Primulina eburnea isolate SZY01 chromosome 10, ASM2296580v1, whole genome shotgun sequence and contains these coding sequences:
- the LOC140803434 gene encoding cinnamoyl-CoA reductase 1; the protein is MPTVHGEVVCVTGAGGFIASWLVKLLLEKGYTVRGTVRNPDDPKNSHLREMEGADERLILCRANLDDYESLREAINGCNGVFHTASPVTDDPEQMVEPAVVGTKNVITAAAEANVRRVVLTSSIGAVYMDPNRAPDQVVDETCWSDLGFCKNTKNWYCYGKAVAEQAAWDSAKELGVDLVVINPVLVLGPLLQPIINASVLHILKYLTGSAKTYANSIQAYVHVKDVALAHILLYESPAASGRHLCAESVLHRAEVVDILAKFFPEYPIPTKCSDEKNPRKKPYKFSNQKLKDLGLEFTPVKQSLYDTVKSLQDKGHLPIPAQTDEPILRIQS